ACTGAAGGTACGCATgagttaatttttcaattagataAGGTACCATAACTTTTTGACTATAAGAGTACAAGAcctaattccaattttttttctgcctTAGGCTGTGATAGAAATAGCTGTGAAGGACGAAGTACCAAAAGAcgtaaaaatgttgaaaagaagATCTATTTCCCTCGACAATACTTTAGATACAGGTACTGTAGCTGTCTCTTCTACGATTCGAATTTAAAGTctacattttcatcattttttgcttCAGAAAGGGCTGCTCAGATTATCGTTATGTCCAAAAAGCCTGATCATGAGGTAATCCTGCAGAAGGATCAGAATGGTTTAGGATTCAGCGTAGAAGGAGGAAAGGATTCGCCACAAGGAGATGTACCAATTACTGTGAAGAAAATCTTCCAAGGTTGAaatagtttatttttttattttgagcgctcattcccCGAAAACGGTGGTATATCATTTTGCATGATGTCTGTATTCGTCAAAATTCTTCGATAACTCTCAAATCTTGGGAGGAATCTCGTCGTCaaaaccagaaaaaattcacaacCGATCCGACCAAGTCTGAAAGTTgcatgtaacaggccaattgaagagTCAGActccgaaaactcttcatcaagccaagcttttgcttcaactgtattttttcccttcaaaaagcaatattttatcagcaaacgaaattcattttgtcaaataacaaaagtagctacttttgttatttgacaaacgatacgtgtcgaaattttacagcagtccgaccattagtttgtgagatattgtgttgTGAGTGTAGGTAGCTACCTACACTCAcaacacaatatctcacaaactaatggtcggactgctgtaaaatttcgacacgtatcgtttgaaggttggtaccaactaaaaatcatatggatttattaCTAGCAtggccatctgtgcatcagaccggggacttctcaattggcctaatagatttacaataacaatttcaacctttatttgaaatttcatgtcaCTTTAACTAAAGAAAATtcgaataaaatatggaaaaaattttgcCGATATTTCCTTAAACAAGAGATCTCACTTCGActgttgaaattcagtttgtatATGTAAAATTATCACTCGAATGGTCATTCCGAAATTTCAGAGGATCATATCATGAGAACCCTGAATCTATATacactaaccgacaacaatgacattgTAATAAATCACATCATATATGCCTATAACCTGTTCTGTGGTAAGCGAGGGAACATTTGGCGCACAAATGAAgtagcgctcaaaagctcctaatGTCAAGTCCATTCTTTTCTCGAATTTCATAATTAcatgattataaataatattattcttCTGAATTTCAGGTGGCGTTGCCGATAAAGATGGTAGGTTGAAAGATGGAGATGAAATCTTGTCAATAAATGGAATAGATTTCTCAAATCTATCTCGAATCCAAGCATGGACCGTTATGAAGAAAGTTGATGTAGGAACAACAAAGATTATGatatatcgaaaatgaaattttttgttgccATCTGTGTGTCGTTTCGCCTAATTTAATAttgttgtttcatatgaaatgtTGACTTATTAACAAATATAGAACGTACTGATATGCCCCTTCTAATCTTCATGAAATATCTCAGactaattatttgaaaaaaatcaagagtTTTTAAATTCCAGTCTCAGCAGATAAAGCGTAGTCGTACTTAAGCTGTCTCAGCAGATAAATATGCGAAGTTAAGTTAACTTTACCATGTTATATCATTGTATATTACAGATGATCTGGACTAGAAAATTAAATAGAATCAAGCTGTTGAATGATGATAAGAATTGCCAATCAATTTCTTTGCATGTCACCCATACGCCATTTATTCTAATGGTCTTTAGAATTGTGATAAAAATAAGTAATTTCCTTTTTATGCTCAGAATGGATCCTACGGAAACCTAATGATAAGATTATACTCGAACGGttcattttttgagaaaaattgagACGTCCATTGATAAACGGCCACAAAAAATGTTTGCTATCACATTGCAAGTAACAAAATTTGAGATACCTAATGAGTTGAAGGAAAAGTCTATGAAAAACTTATTCAGTTGTTGGATTTTATGAGATTATACCTAATAAAAAAATGTccaaactgaatatttatattcaattggtTTACTACCTAAACAActcgaaattttatttattttattttttatataatataaattatagaaaaatttttctaagcAGAAGCTATAGTTCTGGATGTTTCTATTGCTTCGAAGCTTTTTCCGAGAAGcataattgtatattttttatgatcgAGCAATCCCAGCATCCGTCGACAACATCGTTGGCTTtagaggaagtatttttgtaggacgcGTTCAACCACTAAATACTACTAAAGGGTTTTTCTtagggctatagaactttaaattgcaataaaacaacgatggattattcgattgacatgaattttatttatccgcaagataatcttgtggcattacatttcaaatatgatttctggcatatgaccgccacggccggctcggatgtagtccaatctggacgtccaattttcgatgactttttccaacatttgtggccgtatatcggcaataacacggcgaatgttgtcttccaaatggtcaagggtttgtggcttatccgcatagaccaatgactttacatagccccacagaaagtagtctagcggtgttaaatcacaagatcttagaggccaattcacatgtccaaaacgtgaaattaggcggtcaccaaacgtgtctttcaataaatcgattgtggcacgagctgtgtgatatgttgcgtcgtcttgttggaaccacagctcctggacatcatggttgttcaattcaggaatgaaaaagttagtaatcatggctctataccgatcaccattgaatgtaacgttctggccatcatcgtttttgaagaaatacggaccaatgattcaccagcccataaagcgcaccaaacagtcagtttttctggatgtaacggtgtttcgacacacacttgaggattagcttcactccaaatgcggcagttttgtttgttgacgtagccattcaaccagaagtgcgcttcatcgctaaacaaaatagtgcgcgatacgtattccacacagaactattattttcgaaatgaaattgcactatttgcaagcgttgttcaggcgtgagtctattcatgatgaattgccaaaccaaactgagaataaatcacagctgttaaatcggtcgtcatcttgaacagtaatgccaacttaaagtaaagaaaaagaaaagaaacacCCGTTACCTACCTAATTGGTGGTGGTAATAAAATTCGAGCTACCGATCAGTTGATATCCAAAATGAAAGCCTCAATATTAGTAAAATAGTAGTATCATTAGTGTGGCGAAGTACTGAAAAGGGATAGGTATTATGGATAAAGTGGAAGTGGGAGAGCATATAGCATATTAGCAGATGAAACAGCAGACATTTGACTTTTGAGGATAAGAACAAGAAGAAACTATTGGAATTATATTCTAATTATATTTCGATGCAAAGTGTTACAGAGTACAAGAAGATTTTGTTGGTTTTGTCGAATCAGGACTAAGCTTCGTTTTCCTATTGTGGGTCACATAAACTGACCCTGGTTATTAACGATCTCAATGCTCTATCTGATATCCggatcaaacaaaaatttttcaaatgatcaaaaGTCACCGTGATGATGCAGAAAAAGTAGCTGAGGAATTAATGACAGATGCCTTTACAAACGCCGAAAAGCCCGGACTGTCGAAGGACAAATTCAACCAACCAACCAGCCACTAGCCCATTTGAGTACTGAAGAAGGTCTATAATTATTCCTTACTTGGATTCCATCATCAGAAGATTTCCTGAAGAAAACACGCCAGACATTAAGCATACTACACCCTGCTCAAATGAAGACAATTCATTCCATTTCCAATGTTTGGGACactttttccaagttttattatttaaacATCAGAAATGAACTCGAATTGTGGCGAAGGATATGGCAAGACAAACCTGAACTAAATTTCAAGGCGCtgaccgtaattttttttaagaaacacGGGGCCTTTTTCCTGAGACGGAAAAAGCTTTGGAAATTTCGATCACTATACTTGCACTGTATTCAGTAGGAACATAGGAAGTCGAAGAGGTATCCGGGGTAATCATAGAATTTTCATGCAGGTAACCTACAAACTTCCGGTGTTTCATGGTTATTGGTTAACGACGGAATGGCTTTGGGAATTTGATTATGAATTGCAATTATAGATTCAATAAAACACAGAACAAGGTTCAACTTATTTATTGTGCACAGCTTACTCAGTTGAGATTCAACAAGTAATTAATTAATGCTTAAGTTTCAAGTGGTTGGCTTGGCTTCATTAGTCGAATCCGAATGTAAACATTACATATCAACTCTATGCTCCGTAGGATGATAATTGGCCTCAATACATAGAGCCACTTGACCAGTTCATTTATTGATCCAACAGATTGCTCTGGATACCTCCTCGCCTTTCTATGATCCTGATGTAACATTTGGCTTTTAGGTTGTGAGTAAAAGGTTGCTTGGAATATAGAAAAGGAAAGTAAACATATGGGCACGATTCctaatacaagagagatgaaaGCTTAGTGCGGCCAATCACAATTGAGCTAGCCGAATTGAAAACGTTGCCGGCTCTATTTTCAATACGAAGGAATGAACTGAGGAGAAGATTAATATTTTTCCGACCATTCAGATAAATTGTCGATGTGGCAACGTTCATTCGGGTTATCTGTCATTTGGTTCTGGCTTGTACACCACCTCAGTTGGCTAAATCTTAATTATTCCTTGATTTAAttgttttgtattttcatttgtTACCATTATCAGTGATATTAGACATGCCTAACAAGTGTTTTTGTGTGGTTTTACTTATATTGTGGGAGGTTAGTGGTTAGACTTCATAGGTGAGTTCCATCCATAGGCGTGCAGAATCctgatttttttccttaaaacaAATATTCAGTTACGTATAATTGAAACCAAGGAAAACTAATTTATACGACTAATAAATGTTTTCTTCTAGACTTCGATCGAATCAACTCGTACGAGAAAAATGGTTGCGAGAATTTCTTGGAACCGACCATTcttggaaaataaaatatattatcttTGCTCGAATCACTTTCCTGAAGATTGCTTCCGAATAATGAACCTAAGACAGAGGCTTATTCGGCTTATTCCCCTTCTTCTTTTGCAATCAAATTGGAAATACCTCTGTAAGTttgtaacgaaaactttttttcataatttgtcctatttattataattccttgcaatgaaaatcttcctcaaaatattattatataacatAAAGCAATTTGTAGTACCTACTCAGAAGGGAAGTATTGAAGAACAGGACTCAACTGAATCTGAGTCTAAAACCCAATCATCATAAAAGAAAACATGAGATTTGACCCTTCAACTACTTTAAGGTGTCCTTCAAAATGTGCATCCTCTACCTCTTGTCGACTTGTTTGGTAGTGACATTTAGAACCTAAGAAAGAGGCTCATCCAAGGAGGTTTGTCTTCGgcaattaaattgaaaatgccTCTGTTTTCTTCctaatttgtcatatttattataattcctTGCAATGAAAATCTTCCTCAGAATATTACCATATAACATAAAACAATTTGCAGGACTTAATCAGAAGGGAATAGAGGTATTGAAGAATCTCTTTCTGATTATAAAATACAATctccatcaataaatgattcaGAAGAAACACTGACTTTATCCTCTCCTTCAAAATCTGCATCATTTAACTCTAGTGCCACTTCTTTCTCTGGGGAactatgaatatctaaaataaagtgagatattttgaaaaaaaactagagttcatttttaaattctacTTTTCTAGGTAGAGATAGTTTTTCTCAAATCCCCACTATATTGGAGATTATTCACATCGTCATTTGGAAAACCCAAGGCAGCAAAAGAAATTCTTCAGGTTATCTCGAAGAATCCTGTCCAAATTCAAgatcaaaaattaaatattagtAAATCAAGTGTAAAACCTTAAATCATCCATATCAAATTTACAAGAtctgatgaaaaatattcatcacaGTTTTTCGGTGAAGAAGATATGAAGAATGCATTAAACGTgagtaaaatatttcaatagttgaatgtatatttttcataaattgtaatcaGAACACGAAATGGTAGTTTGAATcattaaatatgaaataatttgatttctgaaaatataaattttttaaattgaaaaaaattatgaacatattttcattttgaaagtaAGCCATAtgaattttccataaaaatcagtAGTTGAATTGGATGGATAAATCTTTCATATACAACAATAATTCTCTTTTTTTCTAGTTGACTATTTCTGGACCAACAAAGCTTCAACTTCCGCTAACATGATAAGCGCTGAAGTTGAATAGCACCGACCCAAAACTACAGTTAAAAAAAACCTTGGGGTGTCTTACCAATGCCTCTCAATTTGTAGTTGATGAGGCTGAAAAAATATTCGGGTGGACAGAAagggtttttaatattttcgatgaaaattattCGAACTTCTTACTCCGTCTAGCTCTCACTACATTGAATAGAGTTGATCCAAAGTTGTTCAATGTTTCAATCAGCATCTGTTTGATGATGAACCAAAGAGAATCCATGACCCTGCTGTAACGGAAATGATTCTTGAAACCTATTTCAATTTGAGGATTCGCCACGAATTGAGAGAGAAATCGACAAAGTGTGAAATTAGATTGGAATCAGTTGAGAAGTAGATTGACGAAAACTATAATATTCGTAAACCAATAGATTTTTCTAATGAATATATTAAGTACACATTAAATTCAAATGGGTTGATTATTGTAAACCAATAAATTTctgcttagaacattaataatttaaattctctatttcggtaataaatatattctgttATTTTATCTAATGTCTTTTCTCTCTATTGCTACATTCATGACCTGTTTTGATATGATTGATAATATACAGTTATATTTTCCTTAGATCAAAACTAGGAATTTTTCTAGACTCATTAGTAATTATTATTACCCTATGGGTATTATTGTACCCATAAAAGCAGAAATGAAAGACAAGGAATagcaaataattgatttttatagttttatgttAGAGAACGATCGGGGAACTTAAGTTGGGCACGGGAAAATAGGAATTTTTTCGTtagtaattttatttattttatgaaagtAGCAATTCTCGATAATTTTGTCATGTTTCAACTTGATATCaaccaaataaaatatattgattATTCAAAGTTATGCATATATGCGTTAGTCCCTGTTCCACAAATTTcaacaatgaaataattatttcaatagtgcttgttcaaagatttttattctgaaaatgaacaaaatggTGACCTTAGACAATTCACctcgaattttcaataaattattgttcATGAAAAATCGTTCGATCTAGCTCattatgttttgaaaaagttgtataaattgaattcaaatccACCAGCCGATCATGCCAAtcattgttgaataaataaGAAGTCACTTTCTCTAGAAATTCacagatatttgaaaaaatgcaacagaaaaaaagatctCCTGAAAATTACGACTGCCCTTCAACATTTAAgaaatgtaaaataataatttgagtgTAAAATCGTAATTCGTAAAGTGAAGAAGATTTTATTCGTATTCATGTTGAATGTTTTAGCAGAAATCTTCCTTTCCTAACTTCACAATGGCTAAAtcataaaaatgagaaaatcattGACCTTTTGAAGTACGAacgaattttcataaataaatcacaACGTAAACTATTTCTGagcataattttgaaataaatcgaaataTGTTACGCCACTGCTAAGGCGTTCCGTCAGACAAGGAGCCACGACTGTTGGCATCAAACTAATTACATCAATCAATAAAGGCGATGCCCATACCTCTTATTGATTTTCTAAGGGTAACAGGATCACTAGAAGGTCGAGGAGATATCCGTTGGTTAACGTAAAAAATTCATTGTTGCTTATGCAGACATTTTACTCTATAATTCtagaatttatttaaattttgattttaaatgttcataacaattcaattcatatcAATATTCTTCGAGTGTTGAGGTTTTGAATAGAAAGAATATATTAGCTTCTGCTTAATGTCGTAGTGGAAAAGATTTCAAAATTGGATCTCCCGTTGTAAATAAGAAATTGGATGTTCCAGGTGATAAAACTGAAGATGTGAGCAAACTCACAAACGTAAAtagtaatgaaaaaattgaaacgcATGTTGTTATCgaggaaaaagtgaaaaaaccaCTGACAAGAGTTCTGGAAACTGAGAAAATAGCTGTGAAAGAAACGAATCAAGGTGAGTTCATAGTGAATAGTTCCCTCTATTCGTATCTATAAACTTTTTATATGTCTCCAAAAGTTCCTaatttgtcataaaaactgtAGATTGTTCCACCGAGGACAAACTTGAGAAATTGGGATCTCCAAACCTCTACAAGATCATCTTTAACATCATCAAAGGATAACACCTCTACATTCCGAAATGCCTTGAAACCAGTTCCTATAGTGTCCAGAAGAGAAGAAAGAATATCGAAATTTAGCAGTACCAAGTCCCTTAGCGTCACAGATCTTAGGAAAAACTTCGAAGAAATTGCGAAAACTGTTGCAGAGGTACCAAAGTACTCGACCAAAAAGTTGGACTTATTTCCTAAAGTAACGAAATCAGTTGCTAGTTCTCCAGATGCACAATCGGATAAGAATGTCGTCCCAAAAATAAAGGTAAGATTACCTTGCCTAAGAGCTAGATACATAGATTTTTTTATACGTGATCaagtttcaggattatttatATTGAGAGTGAATTTCACTCAAATTAGTTCCACCCTTTGAAAAATATGCTTATGGCTGACCTAGCAAATTTGTATTTGATATAGTATTGTTATCAAATTGTTCTTCTTTGAGTTTGATTTAAACAATATATGTAatggaaaatataaaacactATTCTTTGGTTTCAAAGAAAACTTTCTTATCTTCAGgaatgattaattttttatttggcCTCAACCAACCAATATTTTTGGTACTAAATTATTGAAACTGATTTGTGTCGAGGATTGTTCATAGGTTGTAATGAAGGTTCAAATACCATTGCAATTTTCCGAATGTCTGATAGAAGTATTCTGAATATGTTTGTAGCAAATATCATCTGTAGGAAATGAATCAGTGTGTAAGGTTGAAGAAACTCATAAAAAAACCTGCAAGGTAATCCTGAAGCCAAATGTCGTTGGAGAAAATGTTGGTATCACAATAACTGGTGGAACTGATGAAAATAAGGATATCATAGTTCATCGAATAAGATATGGAAGTGTTGCCTATCAAGATGGAACTCTGACGAAAGGTGATCAtattgtttcaatcaatggaaAGGACACCAAAGGACTAAGTTACACAGATGCTGTACAACTACTGAAGGTACGCATgagttaatttttcaattagataAGGTACCATAACTTTTTGACTATAAGAGTACAAGACctaattccatttttttttctgcctTAGGCTGTGATAGAAATAGCTGTGAAGGACGAAGTACCAAAAGAcgtaaaaatgttgaaaagaagATCTATTTCCCTCGACAATACTTTAGATACAGGTACTGTAGCTGTCTCTTCTACGATTCGAATTTAAAGTctacattttcatcattttttgcttCAGAAAGGGCTGCTCAGATTATCGTTATGTCCAAAAAGCCTGATCATGAGGTAATCCTGCAGAAAGATCAGAATGGTTTAGGATTCAGCGTAGAAGGAGGAAAGGATTCGCCACAAGGAGATGTACCAATTACTGTGAAGAAAATCTTCCAAGGTTGAaatagtttatttttttattttgagcgctcattcccC
Above is a window of Harmonia axyridis chromosome X, icHarAxyr1.1, whole genome shotgun sequence DNA encoding:
- the LOC123686128 gene encoding pro-interleukin-16-like; translated protein: MLKRRSISLDNTLDTERAAQIIVMSKKPDHEVILQKDQNGLGFSVEGGKDSPQGDVPITVKKIFQGGVADKDGRLKDGDEILSINGIDFSNLSRIQAWTVMKKVDVGTTKIMIYRK
- the LOC123686117 gene encoding pro-interleukin-16-like — protein: MPIPLIDFLRVTGSLEGRGDIRWLTGKDFKIGSPVVNKKLDVPGDKTEDVSKLTNKRIKIVPPRTNLRNWDLQTSTRSSLTSSKDNTSTFRNALKPVPIVSRREERISKFSSTKSLSVTDLRKNFEEIAKTVAEVPKYSTKKLDLFPKVTKSVASSPDAQSDKNVVPKIKQISSVGNESVCKVEETHKKTCKVILKPNVVGENVGITITGGTDENKDIIVHRIRYGSVAYQDGTLTKGDHIVSINGKDTKGLSYTDAVQLLKVRMS
- the LOC123686129 gene encoding pro-interleukin-16-like isoform X1, with translation MLKRRSISLDNTLDTERAAQIIVMSKKPDHEVILQKDQNGLGFSVEGGKDSPQGDVPITVKKIFQGGVADKDGRLKDGDEILSINGIDFSNLSRIQAWTVMKKVDVGTTKIMIYRK